TTAGGGTTGAATCTCCTCTTCTGCATTTTAAAAGCTCATGTTAAGAATTGTTCAAATTATGTTACCACTTTGGTTGGTAAATGGGGagataaaatagaaaagcTTAACGGAGTGAATTTCTTCACTTATCACAGTGACCACTCCGATTGGACAAACACCTCCGATGTAGATAAAGCGACAAGTGAGCTAACTGTGGATCTAAGAATTGAGGAGGAGAATATTGTGAAGTCTTTATTGTACACCTCGACCAAAATGAAATTGTCTTCCTTGGGAAGCTTTTTTGATAAACTCCTAGCATCATTCGAGCAGCCAAATTTTGAATCCAATTCGAGTTCCCTCCTAGATAACTACAAAACAGTGTACGAGAGGAGGATATATTTCCTCTACTTTTACAGActttatcaaaattttggtTCCGTGTTGAGTGAGAAAAATAAGTACCTTTTTGACCTCCTGAACAATATCAAATTTGTGCTACTTGCATGTCATCGGAATTGTTGCCAATTGGGTTCTGCCGCCGCTACAGGGGGGGTCATCACGGGAGATGCTGCCAATGCGGCGTGTGAAGATACCCATGAGGACGATGTCCAAGGGGATCAGAATTACAACATCGAATATACTACCACTGTCGGGACAACGAAACGAaggaaggtaaaaaaagtgaccaTCAGAAGCACTTGGTATTGGTTCGACTTGGGTTACTGCACGCTCCTATGTCTGTATgaaattctaaaaaatgaaaaaaaaaatcaaaaaaatttcacccCCATATATTACCAAACCTGTTTCGATTATGTTATAAACTATTTCGATATTTTCGCATACCTTCCAAGAATACACACAAACGATCACTTTAAAAACGCCATCAATGAAGACGGCATACGAGATAGTGAACACTTGGACACCAAAATGGTTTCTGTTGCCCTCCTCGACATTTTAAAGCTAATCCTGTTTGAACTTTACtccttatatataaatgacccggaaaaaatacaaatcaTGACAATGAGACtttccttaaaaaatgaaaataacaacaCCAGCTGTAATGTTACCCTGTGCATAATACTCACgttgaaatatatttacgaTACTATTGGGTATAGAGAATTGCTCTTCGCCGTCACAGATTTGTATCAGCTATTTTCAGAACTGAATGACCATCCTGATGACGAAATTGAATTTGTCACGAAGGAATGGTTCGCTTCGATAAGTAAATTCTCAGCTGAGGGGTGACCCATGACGATACACgcgttttttgttttttgtttttctcgaGCAGAATGCATTTTGCGCACACCAGAAAATTGTTTCTTCTCACTCACCTGCACAGTTGTTCTCCTGCACAGTTGTTCTCCTGCATAGTTGTTCTCCTGCATAGTTGTTCGCCTGCGTAGTTGTTGTACTTACTGTACACCTGTTCACTCATGTTGTGTGTGTACATCTGCAGTTACAAATGCTAAACCTTTGCCTTCACCCGTGGACCGAAAgagcatatttttcaatagTAAACTtgaaatgataataatattacCCCTCTTCAATCTCGTCTCACCAGATAACACAGTTGTGTGTGATACAAAATAGAGACGTTTTAAGTccacatataatatatgttttcaTCACCCCATCTAAAAGGATTTTTCGACTTTTGGAAAAGCGTCTTAAAAaggacattttaaaaatcgcGTATTTGTGTGAGTATTTAAACTATTCGCAGCATGCCCTGTCAACCCTTTGCGGAAGGCGCAGGCGCGTTTCCTTTGACCCAAGTGCACACCAGAAGGAAGGCAAAATTAAAGAGCGAaatgttaacaaaaaaaaaaaaaaaacgaccaCAGTGATACTCGTTCATTAGCATATTTGTGGAAAAGGGTCTCTCCCCTCTCCCTGTTTACCCCTTCCATGTGCATTTTCTCCCCCTGGTGCAtcatttcacattttcacatttttacgttttcaCGAATGGAATAGCGTTGTGTGTTCGTTATTCGACGTTTACTCACTGTGCATATGTTAAACATCTACATCGCCCCAATGCAGTATATaatgtaccattttttgttttttttttgggggttgACCTTTACACTTACCCAACGGAGCGTAGCACAATTTACATTCGCTGCTTACGCCCATGTTGACATAAAACTTTTCTGAACTGTAAAATTTATTGTgccaataaataaaatggagtTACACAAAATGTTAAGTCCTTTTCcggttattttaaaaatttgttccgTTCACACCACAAATGATGGGacgagagaaaaaaaaaaaataaaaaagtaactGCCTCAGCATTTGAGAGGATCTCCCCCGTTGGCGATTAAAACTGAAAATCTTACATTACAACATCCCCTCCTTTTtgataggaaaaaatgaaaatagcAAATTTTccctcaattttttcatccctcGTTTTTGGCAATTTATTAATGTCACCTTGTTAAGAATAACTTACTGAGGAGGCATCACCACTGAACGTtagttttgcttttatttgatttgttttattttgttattttactttattttattttattttatttttttttcgttatggTCCCTTGCCATACAGTTTATGATAAAACTCTCACAAGTAGAAGCGGACTTCCTTTTCtgtcaaaatgggaattcTAGAGGTAAGCTAACTGagggctgttttttttttttttctatgagTTCCCCATTTGTACACCCGCAATggcttacttttttttttttttaaagaaaatcaAAGAGATAGAGGCCGAGATGGCCAGGACCCAGAAGAACAAGGCGACCGAGGTAAGGGGGACAAGCACTAGGCGTTTTGCATCGCCCGCTGGGCTGTTCTGTGCTCCCTCATTTGTGTCCTTCTGTGTATCTCCCCTTTAGTCTTTTTTCGCGTCCCTAACCGTGTAACCTTTCCCCCTGTCTGACTATCTCACAtgtgcatccttttttttagtatcACTTGGGTCAACTGAAAGCTAAACTAGCCAAATATCGGTACATCGATGCGGAGATGGGGTTCCCATTTCTGTCTTAACACCACAAGGCGACCGAGACCTCGAACGCGAACGCAACGCCTAATCCTTTTGACGTGAATACACACCTCAGCAGTGCTGCATGATGCTGCCGTGTTATGTACGCATGTCAGAACCGACCCAAGTGGGTGCCACATTTTAATACACCTTTATTGAAACCACCTTACCTTAGGTCACAGCTGCTGGAAGCCCCgaagggagggaagaaagGAGAGGGCTTCGACGTGCAACGGTTAAGATGATGAGAAAGAAataagcaaaaggaaaaataaaaataaaaataataacaataataaaaacataacgAATAAATATACGTCGCCTAAACCAATGCGCGCATGACTCACGTCACTATCCACCCTCTTTGCGAATTTTAGACAAGGCGATGCGAGGATATGCCTAATCGGATTTCCCTCAGTCGGAAAGTCGACGctattatcaaaaataacCAGCACCACGTCGGAGATAGCAGACTATGAGTTTACTACCTTGACTTGCAAACCAGGTGtgatttgtaaaaatgctCTCTCATAGCAGAGGGGAGTGTACTTATTAGATTGGTCAAAGATTTGTGTTCACCAATAGGACATGTACTCACTCTCTACTGCTACAATCGTGAGcactacaattttttcgtaGGAATAATAAGTTACAAGGATTCAAAAATTCAGCTTCTCGATTTGCCTGGGATCATTCAAGGGGCTTCTGAGGGCCGTGGGCGAGGGAGACAAGTGAGGATAAggaaacacacacatatacatatgtgtacatacgtgCTTATGTGCACGGGATGGAAAGGTCGCACGTCGTATCGACACATAACGTgggtaaaatattttatttcggCTCCTTCcgctttttccccctcttcccTCCTCCAGGTTATAGCTGTTGCCAAGTCGTGCGATATGATTATGATGATACTAGACGCAACGAGGGATAATagtcaaaaaataaaattagaaaagtaatttcttttttttttttttttacaaccctGCCGAAGTAGTGTGTGACTTACCTATggacaaattaaaattgtttgtACCCCCCCTCCTTCCCCTTATCCAGCGAACTTAAAACTGTGGGCATACGAATAAACCAAGAGCCGCAAAGGGTAAgggcaaataaaaaggagaaaaaaaaaaaaaaaagcacaaactGATAgagcatttttcttcattctgcAGCATGCCTCTGCTTATTATAACATGTGTCATTTTAGGAAActatttcaattttatcgaatgattaatttttttttttaattttttcagaTCACATTGACAAGGAAGAAGACCGGCGGCGTTGTTATAAATAGCACTGTCCCGTTAACAAAGGTGAGCTATCTGAATAGGTCTCCCCTCAATCCGTGCACACATTTACGACGAAGCGTGGTGACGTGTATATGTTGACCCCACATTTTGGGTAATCCCATTTTAATTACCCCCacctttccccctccccccagcTGGACAACAAGCTTATAATGAGCATCCTTCACCAGTACAAAATACACAACTGCAATTTGCTCTTCAATGAAGATGCAACGGTAGGAAGTGAAAGTGTGCAAATTGTGTTCAAGTGAGAACATTCGTAATTCagcattaaatttaattcattttttttttttttttataacacaCAGGTTGACGATCTCATTGATATTATTGAGGGCAACAGAAAGTACATTAAGTGCATTTATGTGTACAACAAAATTGATATGCTTCCCTTGGACGAAATTAACACCATCGCCTCGGGGTAGGGAAGGGGGAACGGAGAAATGCTTCCCCGTTAAATacgtatatgtgtgcatgtgggCATACTCTTTTCTGTGTGGCGAAGGAGCAGCTCCTATGTTACACGCGTACATGTACAAACAGGTGCACACATCTTAGTCTGCGCATTTTACACCCCCGTGCCGACTGCGCCCCCTTTTCTTCGCAGCGAAAACACGGTGGTGATAAGTAGCAGCAAGTCGTGGAATTTGGACGTGCTAAAGGAGTACATATTTCAGAAATTGGAAATTATTCGCGTGTATACCAAAGTGCGCAAGGAAAAACCTGACTTTACGAATCCGATTACGTTAACGAGGCAACGGGGTGAGACCTTACGCGtggaaaacttaaaaaatagttCCTCCAATCGGTGTTGCATCGAAGCAGTGTTGCGTCCATACAGTGTGGGGCATGTCCCCTAAACGATGACAAAATTTGA
The window above is part of the Plasmodium cynomolgi strain B DNA, chromosome 11, whole genome shotgun sequence genome. Proteins encoded here:
- a CDS encoding GTP-binding protein (putative), whose translation is MGILEKIKEIEAEMARTQKNKATEYHLGQLKAKLAKYRSQLLEAPKGGKKGEGFDVQRQGDARICLIGFPSVGKSTLLSKITSTTSEIADYEFTTLTCKPGIISYKDSKIQLLDLPGIIQGASEGRGRGRQVIAVAKSCDMIMMILDATRDNSQKIKLENELKTVGIRINQEPQRITLTRKKTGGVVINSTVPLTKLDNKLIMSILHQYKIHNCNLLFNEDATVDDLIDIIEGNRKYIKCIYVYNKIDMLPLDEINTIASGENTVVISSSKSWNLDVLKEYIFQKLEIIRVYTKVRKEKPDFTNPITLTRQRGSQTVEAVLNQIHKDMIKDFKFALVWGRSTKHNPQRVDLHHKLADEDVIQIAKNG